In the genome of Bradysia coprophila strain Holo2 unplaced genomic scaffold, BU_Bcop_v1 contig_232, whole genome shotgun sequence, one region contains:
- the LOC119076925 gene encoding thioredoxin domain-containing protein 17: MKMVVEHQVKGYEEFTKLAESLEGSGQTIHVFFTGGKEQQTGLSWCSYCVKAEPVVYECLKYSDEESFFIHVDVGDREFWKDSNCPFRKDPRTHLVYLPTLLRWKSPQRLDGEQCSVDKLVEMLFVDEV, from the exons atgaaaatggtGGTTGAACATCAAGTAAAAGGTTATGAAGAATTCACTAAATTAGCTGAAAGTCTGGAAGGCTCAGGACAAACAATTCATGTTTTCTTTACCGGCGGAAAAGAACAACAAACTGGCTTAAGTTGGTGTTCGTATTGTGTCAAAG CCGAACCAGTGGTGTACGAATGTCTAAAGTATTCTGACGAGGAGAGTTTTTTCATTCACGTTGATGTTGGTGACCGGGAGTT CTGGAAGGATTCTAATTGTCCGTTCCGGAAAGATCCTCGAACTCATCTGGTTTACTTACCGACTTTGCTTCGATGGAAATCGCCACAGCGTTTAGATGGAGAGCAATGTTCCGTTGACAAACTTGTTG AAATGCTTTTCGTGGATGAGGTTTAG
- the LOC119076924 gene encoding uncharacterized protein LOC119076924 translates to MAINSYLLALLICVSYQAASREIPPNLTVRSWSNAAQSVTTAVPTSKSFFNSRLEYSNKWLPVGRSDPLKNDPTYDYSPPTIDHRIHYWDEKSTKTNGNKNEILLLGVSSRRQYNHNYVQRPSDISTVMLPPPIQSVQKISFKSEKSPNRPSHFGAHNKWQDAVSSESNVRPTIVFPNAAPTIYDHKLNSNADDVNKLLSHTDIHSSMYTKSSQSKKSWLQDLLQKEVARPTSPPSPHVQIEALTMHKLDDINRYKTEMSTEYYIEVTPPYFVPTIQPSIAKENQFLFKEMPKPMNPMNLIIQGHSRVKTYGQGADERDPKIIEVKGVENPVVNRVVSKDENGVQFDVKHLHAISSNKTVSTHVNSTVESGNSSVAGLLSLLDLSFGDILSDNSPDVVNRTKLQENKVL, encoded by the exons ATGGCGATCAATAGCTATCTATTAGCATTGCTAATATGTGTGTCATACCAAGCAGCGAGCAGGGAGATCCCTCCAAATTTAACAGTTCGAAGTTGGTCTAATGCAGCACAAAGCGTCACCACTGCTGTACCTACGA gCAAATCATTCTTCAATTCTCGGTTAGAGTACAGTAATAAGTGGTTACCGGTTGGACGAAGTGATCCGCTCAAAAATGATCCAACCTACGATTACAGTCCTCCTACCATCGATCATCGAATTCATTACTGGGATGAAAAGTCAACCAAAACCAATGGGaacaagaatgaaattttactgtTGGGAGTGTCTTCCAGACGACAGTACAACCATAACTATGTTCAACGGCCTTCGGAT ATATCAACCGTTATGCTTCCGCCTCCAATTCAGTCCGTGCAAAAGATAAGTttcaaaagtgaaaaaagtCCGAACAGACCATCTCATTTTGGAGCACACAACAAATGGCAAGACGCTGTGTCATCGGAATCAAACGTTCGACCAACGATAGTGTTCCCAAATGCAGctccaacaatttacgatcaTAAATTAAACTCCAATGCGGATGATGTTAACAAATTGTTGAGTCACACCGACATTCATTCTTCAATGTACACCAAATCGAGTCAATCTAAAAAGTCCTGGCTACAAGATCTGCTGCAAAAGGAAGTTGCACGACCAACATCTCCACCTTCGCCTCATGTTCAAATCGAAGCGCTTACTATGCACAAGCTTGATGATATTAACCGCTACAAGACCGAGATGTCTACAGAATACTACATCGAAGTTACACCGCCATACTTTGTTCCAACCATTCAACCATCAATAGCAAAAGAAAAccagtttttgtttaaagaaatGCCAAAACCAATGAACCCAATGAATTTAATAATTCAGGGCCACTCCAGGGTCAAGACGTACGGTCAAGGAGCCGATGAAAGGgatccaaaaataattgaagtgaAAGGTGTCGAAAACCCGGTTGTAAATCGAGTGGTGTCAAAGGATGAGAATGGTGTTCAATTTGATGTGAAACATTTACATGCCATTAGCAGTAACAAGACTGTCAGTACGCATGTTAATTCAACAGTTGAGTCGGGAAATTCATCGGTAGCAGGACTTTTAAGTCTGTTAGACTTGTCGTTTGGCGATATTTTAAGCGATAATTCACCTGATGTAGTAAATCGAACCAAGTTGCAAGAAAATAAAGTATTGTGA